A window of Cryptomeria japonica chromosome 3, Sugi_1.0, whole genome shotgun sequence contains these coding sequences:
- the LOC131071015 gene encoding calmodulin-like protein 7 → MALSSVPHEIRRMFDTLDENGDGTLTLQEISCFLNRLEIQLTEEELKCLVMGVSHTQDDSLTFDEFVGLYQSVLHESSTSTSTDSNEEYQDLCLMEAFKVYELNEDGYISSSELQQVLCNLGLIEQGEICLEDCMKMIRRYDENLDGLIGFSEFKNMMTIKPGGVLNP, encoded by the coding sequence ATGGCACTTTCATCTGTTCCCCATGAAATTCGCCGAATGTTTGATACCTTGGATGAAAATGGTGATGGCACCCTCACTCTGCAAGAAATCAGTTGCTTCCTCAACAGGCTTGAAATACAGCTAACAGAGGAAGAATTAAAATGTCTGGTGATGGGTGTTTCTCACACCCAAGATGATAGTTTAACATTTGATGAATTTGTTGGGCTTTACCAATCTGTTCTTCATGAGAGCAGCACTAGTACCAGTACTGATAGTAATGAAGAATATCAGGATTTATGTTTAATGGAGGCATTCAAAGTTTACGAATTGAATGAAGATGGGTATATTTCTTCTTCCGAGCTTCAACAAGTGCTGTGTAATTTGGGATTGATAGAGCAAGGAGAGATTTGTTTGGAGGATTGCATGAAAATGATACGCAGATATGATGAGAACTTGGATGGCCTCATAGGCTTCTCTGAGTTTAAGAATATGATGACCATAAAGCCTGGTGGTGTACTCAACCCTTGA